Within the Pseudomonas putida genome, the region GTGACTGGACGTAGCTGCGGGGGCTTTGGGAGCCGCATTTTCAGTGGGCGCGTTAGGCATTTAATCGACTTGCTGAGCATCGGGAAGGCCCCATTTTGTGCCGGTTTAGCGCTGCAGAGCAATCGCCGCCTGTTGACAACCAGGCTGAACGCGAGGATTCTTCAAAAAACAAAACAGGACACTGTCCCATTTTTTAACAATGGACGTGATCCACAAAGTGGAGTGACCTATGAATAACAACAATACGTTGACGGAGTCCGTCGCCATGCCTGAGCCTGGAATCGAACGTAAGACGAAAGCCAAGAAGGCCACTGCGGCAGCCGTCTTTGGTACGTTCGTTGAGTATTACGACTTCAGCATCTACGGATACCTTGCTGCCACCCTTGCTCTGGTCTTCTTTCCTTCGGACGATCCGACAACAGGGTTGCTCAACACCTTCCTGGTCTTCGGCTCGGCATTTCTTGTCCGCCCGATTGGCGCAGTAGCGTTCGGCTGGCTCGGGGACAAGGTAGGACGTCGAGCAAGCCTGATTGCGAGCATCACCCTGATGGGGGCTGCCGCGACACTCATCGGCCTGTTGCCTGGCTACGCGCAAATCGGCGTCTGGGCCCCTATTCTCCTCGTTGCACTTCGCATGCTGCAGGGCTTCTCTGCTGGCGGTGAAATCGGCGGCGCGGCCAGCTACATCCGTGAGTGGGCTCCAGCCAATCGTCGCTCGCTGTACATTTCCTTCCTGCCGTCGATTGCACAGTTCGGTAAAGGGCTCGCCGCAGCCATCGCCGGTCTTGCAGCTGCATGGCTGACCGACCCGCAGATGGCTGATTGGGGTTGGCGTATTCCTTTCCTGCTGGCTCTGCCGCTCGGCATCATTGGCCTGTGGATGCGCCTTGGGATCGAAGACAGCCCGGAATTCGAATCGAAAGAAACCGACGCGAACAAAGAACACAGCGCACCTTTCGCTGAGCTCGTGCGTGATTACATGCGCCCGCTCACCAAGGTCATGATGATCTCCCTGGTGCAGAACATCGGCACCTACATCGGCACTGTCTTCATTGCCGCGTACTTCAGCTCAATCTTGGGCTACTCGAAGGGTCAAGCCTCCACCATCGTTCTGGTAGCAGTCAGCTTCGCAGCCCTGATGATCCCGCTGGCAGGTCACCTTGGCTCGATCATCGGCAGCAAAGCCGTGCTGCGCCTGGCCTACCTCGGCTACGCAGTTCTTTCCGTCCCATCGTTCCTCCTCATGCAGCAAGGCCAGGTCAGCATGGCTATGGTTGGACTGGCCCTGGGAATGATCCCTTACGCGCTGTGCCTGGCCGGCACCTACTCGGTCATGCCTGAGTTCTTCCCTACCCACGTTCGCCATACCGGCGTCGCGTTTGGCCACAGCGTTGGTGCCGTTATCGGCGGCGGCATTGGGCCTTTCATGGCCACTTGGCTAATCGGCGCGACCGGTAACCAAACGGCACCCGCTTTCATCCTGAGCTGTGCCGGTATTCTCGGCCTGATCGTGTTGTGGACTGTCCGCAACCAAGCTGCCGCCGACGACAAAAAACATCAATTCGCCTGAGTACAACAGCATGTCTCTCATTTACGTCACCAGCCCCATTCACGAAACAATCCTCTCTCGCCTTTCGGATCTCGGAGAGGTTCGTCTCGGCTACGGCCCAAATGCCGTTGCGTATGAAGAAATCCGAAATCAGGTTGATGCCGTGTTTCTGCGTGGTGGCCACATCAGCGCCGAAATGATCGCAGCCTCGCCGAAGCTGCGAATTGTTGCTCGCCATGGTGCCGGCTATGACAACGTCGACTACAAAGCAGCCGCCGACCACGGCGTCTGGGTCACGAACACTCCTGGTGCAAACCAGCGCAGCGTGATCGAGCATGTCTTCGCGCTGCTCTTATCGCTGTGTCGCAAGCTGCCGCTGGCATCTGAGCAAACCCGCAACCGGGTCTGGGCAGAAGACCGCCTCTCGCTGACTGGCATCGAGCTCGAAGGACGTACATTGGGCCTGGTGGGGTTCGGCAACATTGGCTCCAGCGTTGCACCTGTAGCTGAAGCTTTCGGTATGAAAGTGATCTTTACCGACCCGGCCATCGACCCGAGCTCGGACAGCCGTTGGGTGGACTTTGACACCCTTCTGTCCACGGCGGATGTCGTCAGTCTTCATGTCCCGCTGCTGGAAACCACTCGCAACCTGATCGGCGTACCTGAGTTCGCCAAGATGAAAGATGGCGCAATGCTGATCAACACCAGCCGTGGCGGTGTTGTGGACGAGCAAGCACTGGTCGACGCACTGAAGAGCGGAAAGCTGGCGGGTGCAGGTGCCGACGTCTTGGCCGCCGAGAACATCGACATGATCAAGCCATTCGACCATGACACGCCAGATATCGCGAACACGCCCAACCTGATCGTCACTGCCCATGTCGCCGGCCAGACCGATGAGTCGCTGTTGCGCGTTGGCATGAGCGCACTGGAGGCGATTGCCGCCGTGCTCAAGGGCCAAGCACCTGCCCACCCGGTCAACCAGCCTGCGCCGAAGTCGTTCAGCTAAGCCTATTTACGAAACTGGAGGTATCCAATGTTCATCAATGTGTCCGATGAGTCGATCAGTGTTAACGCCACCTGGGAGCGAGCTGACCTGGCGTTGATCGAGGAGATCTCGCACTACCCAGTGGCACTCATCGGCGACGTGCTCCATCGCATGGGCATGATGGCTTCGGCAATTCGCCACACCGCTGGCAAGCCTACGTTCTTCGGCACCATCTTGCCGCTGAACACTCGCGAGGGTGACAACCTCGCTATCCACCGTGCGCTGGACGAAGCCCAGCCAGGAGATGTGCTGGTCATCAACGGCAACAGTGAAGTGAACCGCTCTGTGTTCGGAGATCTGCTCGGTGAGATTTGCCTAGCCAAGCAGGTTGCAGCGGTCGTCATTGATGGCGCTGTACGTGACATTGAAGAGCTCGACAGCATAGGGCTGCCTATCTACGCCCGTGCAGTGAACCCAGCCGGCCCCTCGAAATGGGGCCCAGGCCAGGTAGGTGTTCCAGTCGCCTGCGGCAATGTCGTTTGCTACCCAGGCGATGCCATTATCGGTGACCGCGACGGCATCATCGTGATTGCTCGCAGCCTGCTGCCGACGCTAGCTGAGAAGGTGAAACTCCAGGACGGCTACGAAAACAGCTTCCGCGAGAAAGTACGGGCAAGCGTGCGCTAAACGCACGCTACCCTTGTAGGTAGTGGCCTCCCACGCCTCGACATGTACATGCCGAGTGGCCTCTACCTACCCCTCTGAACCTATCGCTAGCGCGGCTCTGCGCGATGACTAAAGCTCACCTTCGAGAATGATCAGCTCACGCCGAGACGCTTTGGTGGCAAATTCTATGGCCTCCACATAAGCCGGGGCGTGGTAGCAGGCTTTGGCCTGCTACAGACTGGCGAACTCGACGATCAGCAGACGCTTAGTGTTCAAGGCTCAGACCAAAGCTCCATCATCCAGCGCCTTGAACTTCGCATCGTACTTCTCAGCGATGGGTGCCCAGAGACGTCCGTATTCCGCCTGCGCCTTTTGATCGATGATCTCACCGCCGAAGATGATTCAGTAACCCCTTCATTCTGCTCTCTTTTCACTGATAACCCACCTGATAACACCTGACTGCATCACCATAGAAAAAGCCCCCATCAGGGGGCTTTAGCAAACCATCAGTGGAGCGTGTTACTGGGCGAGCCAGCCTTCCACCACATCGGAGCCGTATTCGGCTTTCCATTCCTTCAGCAGCTTGTGGTTGCCACCCTTGGTCTCGATGATTTCGCCGTTGTGCGGATTCTTGTACTGCTTTACCTGGCGGGCACGACGTGGGGCTTTCTCTGCAACAGCAGGAGCGGCGGCGCGACGGCTAGCCTGGGGATCCAGGATGTTGATGATGTCACGCAGGCTGTACCCGTATTTGCTCAAAAGATCGCGCAGTTTGGTCTCAAATTCGATCTCCGCTTTCAGCTCGGAGGAGCCTTTCATTGCTTCTAGTTCGGCCAGTTGTGCGGCCAATTTTTGCTCAAGCTGACGGAACTCTGCCAGACGGGACATAGTGCTTCCTCGAATACCGGATCAAATTAGTGGGTCACTATAAACTATTTCCAGCTCGCCCTACTTAAATTTTGAGTATGCACTGCCATTCTTGTTCAATTTCTAAGCAGTGACGTTCAAATAAACACGCCTGAATTAGCAATGCGAATAGCTGAGCCTGCCAGCGCGATGAGATATCTGCTTCGCTCCCGCCGAGCATGAACACTTGTCTCACTGACACCAGCGCATGAACCAAGACCGAGAATTGCCGGTCAATCTGTAACAGGAGATAGCAACAGATGGGATTCAGCGAATGGTTTCATTTGATCTGCAAAGGATGCTCATTGGCGAGTTCCCGCTGACCTTTCTCTTGGAGGTCGCCCTCCGCGTTTCAGCGGCTTTTCTAGCCGTGTTTTTCTTTCTGAAATTCAGTGGTCGACGCGGAATCAGGCAGCTTTCCCGATTCGAGCTCGTGGTGATCCTCACCTTGGGCTCAGCCGCAGGCGATGTGACCTTTTACGAAGATGTCCCCCTCCTCCCGGTCGCCTTGGTTTTCCTCACGCTTTTGCTGCTCTATCGCGGAACCGTCTACATGATGAGGCGCAGCAGAACCTGCGAGGCCTGGATCGATGGGTTGCCCATCACGGTCGTAAAGGACGGGATGTACGAGATCCATTCGCTGCGGAATTTGAACATCTCGTCCAACGAGCTCTTCATGGAACTGCGCCAACAAGGCGTGGAGCATCTCGGCCAGGTTCGGCTCGGCCTATTGGAAACCGATGGCGATATCAGCCTGTATTTCTATGGGCCAGATGACACCCGGCCAGGGCTGTCGGTGCTCCCGGTCGAACATCGTCCAGAATACCTGGCACCGCCGAACGCGGGCTTACATTGTTGCGTCAGCTGCGGCTTCCCTACCTTCCATGAACCTCAAGACTCAGTCGTGTGTGAACGCTGCGGACATAACGTCTGGTCACCTGCATTGGATACCGTGCGCAACCGCTAGACCAAATCCACTTAATAGCGCGGGGGTTGGACAGGCACCGTCTTCACTGACGGGTTTATTCACGTCCTTTTCACATGCGATGTGGGAACGTTAGTTATCCCTACGTGTGATAGAAGCTCCCTTGCCCGCCCCCAGCGGGCTTTCTTTTGCCCGCAAATTGCTCCGTCTAGCCCCTGCCCCGAGCTACTGCTCACCTCAATGGATAGTCCCAGCCCGCCGTACATGGGCACCTTTCAGAGCCTCGTACTTCCACACCAGTGGCTAATCCAATTCAGTGTGGGACAGACTGTCGTGTTACTGAATGCGCCGCAAGTGTGCGCAGAGATCGGAACGCCACGGCTTGGCCTGAGCAACAAAAATCATGCTGAATGTCACAAATTAATCATTGACGATGTACTATTTTCTTTTTAATCTCTGCCTACACCTTCCAAGCAGGCGGAGCACACGATGAGCACCTATTGGCGTAACCAGTTCGAAAAAAACTTTGTCTCACCTGAAGAGAAGCTCGATCTGGACGAGATTCTCCAGGAATCGCACGACGTCTATTGGGGTTCGCTGGGTGCCTCACTGATCAAATTTCATGGCCAAATCGACCCCACCAGCCTGGCGACTCTCGATCAGATTTACCAAGGTGAGATTCCTGTTCAGGCGGCAGCTCGAGACTGCTACGACTACGCAATCAACGGTCGGCTGAAACTCGCCACGAATGGTGCACAGCAAGACCGAATGAACGACAGCTGGGGACGTTTGGCCACGCTTGTGCTGTCTGCTAGACCCGACATCGAAGTCTTCTCGCCAAGCGTTCGCGGCCGTGAAATGACTTTACCCAGGGGGCTCGAAAAAATTCTGTTCCACGCTCTGATTCGAGCACGCCTAGACCTCGATACCCACCCGGCATTTAAAGATGACGACGCGCTACCCATGTTCTTGTCGGGGGAAGATCAAAGCGGATATCTGACCCTCAAGGAAATTGCAGTGTTGGGGCAAATGACCGAGCGAGCAGTACGCAATGCGGCTCAACCCACCGCAGCTGACCAGCTTCAAACACGTAAAGAACAGAATCAGACGGTGGTCGACTCGAACGAGGCGTTGCGCTGGCTGAAAGGACGCCGGGGCTTCATCGCCACCCGCGCTGACTAATACGCTGCCAATTACCATAGGACACGATCATGAGCCTCGAACAATTCAGCACCCTGCTCTCCGCCACTTCCTACGACTTTACCAACAACCTGCCGGAGGAGCTGTTGCTAACATCTGAGGGCAACCTGCATACATTCTATGCACCCTTCGACCACATCAATACCGGCGCCCGTATCGTGCTATGCGGCATCACCCCAGGGCTGCAACAAGCCAGCCGCGCCCTAGATGAGGCATGCAAACAACTTCGCCAGGGCGCCTCCATCGAGCAGGCCAGGGAAGCTGCCAAAGCAACCGCCAGCTTTGCTGGGCCTATGCGAAACAACCTGGTCAACATGCTTGATCACGTAGGTGTTCACACGCTGCTTGGCATCGACAGCTGCGCTCGACTCTTCGATACGCACCGTCATCTGGTGCACTACACCTCGGCGTTACGCTATCCAGTTTTTGTAGACGGTCAGAACTACAGCGGCAGCCCAGCCATGCTCAGTCGCTCCAGCTTGCGGCGCCAGGTTGAAACCCACTTGGCGGAAGAGATCAGAGTCTTGGGCCCGCAATGTTTGTACGTACCGCTCGGGCCGAAGGTGGCGGAGGTCTTCCAGCATTTGCAGGCCAAAGGCCTGCTGAAAGCCGAACAAATTCTTGATGGGCTTCCCCACCCATCTGGCGCTAACGCAGAGCGCATCAGCTATTTCCTCGGCAGAAAATCCCGAGATGAGCTGTCGACTCAAACCAATCCGACAGTGTTGGACAGCGCCAAATCCAAGATATTGGACAAGCTGGCAAAGCTCCCGAGGCTGGAGCGTTTTTAATAGCAAGGTGGGGGTTCACGTGCTTTAGATCTTAGTCACCGCCTGGGGTGGGGCGGTAATTCCCCCCTCTCTCTTGCTGGGCTTTTCCAGCTTACTGCTAAGCAGTACAGCGGCTCCGGTCTTCAGTAGCCGCTTTTTTCTGTGCTCGTTTTGCGCTGTATCAATCGAGCAAGCGCGTGATGATTTATCCCTACGTGTGATAGAAGCGCCCTTGCCCGCCTAGCAGCGGGTTTTCTTTTGCCCGTAAGTCGTCATCGACTCGAGCCACTCGTCCGTTTGTCTACCCGCTTCCTTGGCCGTGGCTGTCCTCTAAGGACACCAGCCAGAGCCTTTCTCATGCGACAGCTATTCCAAACGATAACCCTTCCCCTCGCCTGCACTCTGCTGTGGGCTTGCTCCGCTACCGAAACGAAGTCTCCTGTGGAGACACCAGGCAGGCCCGAGTCTGCTAAAACCCAGTTGCTGGAGGCCGGCGCTGCGACGCTGCAATCCAAGCCGCCCATCGACGCTATCAACGCCTACCTGGATGGCTTTCATTTTTATAACGGACATCCGGGCGTGCAGATGGAAGCTCACCATTACTGCTCCATCCTGAATGAGGATGTCATCCAGTGTGTGATCTTCGACGGCAATACCAAGGGCGCGAAGATCATGGGCGTCGAATACATCATCGACGAGAAGCTTTTTGCCGGATTACCACCCAAGGAGAAGGCAATGTGGCATAGCCATGGCTATGAGGTCTCCTCTGGGCAGCTGATTGCACCAGGCATTCCAGCACCTGCTGAGCATGCTCTTATGGAGCGACTGGCGCATACTTATGGGAAGACATGGCACACCTGGCACACCGATCAGGATAAAGCGCTGCCTGTAGGTGTGCCGCAGTTGATGATGGGTTTTACCGCAGATGGGCAGGCTGACACGGCGATGGTCGAACAGCGCAATCGGCGCCTGGGTGTGGATGCTGTGAAAACCAAAGCTGAACGGGCTGACATTCGTATTCCTGATGCTGATCCCCAGGCTGATGGCTGGCAGCACGGTAACGTCATTCAAATCACCGATCCAACCGGTGCCCATGTACATCGCTCTTCAACAGCTACACCACCCACTACAAATAGCCGATCCAGCCATTAGCCCCTGCATCAGCTTTGTGTGGATGGGGCCTCGGGCGTGCCCCCTTTCGGGGAAGCGGCTGTCGTGTACCGCGCCCTGGCGATGCCAGGGTCACGGCCCTACCGGGCTTCCATCCTCACGCCTCCGCCCATCCATGGGCTACGCGCTCCGCTTGCTAGTTGCCGTCACTCAAACGCCCGGCCTAGTCCTTGTCTCAAAGTGAACGATCAGCACACCGCGACACTCCATGTACCGCATCGTGTTTAGTGATCAGCACGGCGAGGGAAGGATCCTGATCAACATCCATGGAGAGGAAAACTGTGAGCGTCACCTTGAGATGTCTCAAATGCGGTGGGCAAGACCTTGTACGACCACAGCGGTTAAACAAGAAGGCCATCCTCACGTGCCGAGGATGTGCCGCCATTGCCAATTACGGTGATCTGATGGAGGCAGAAAGTAGAAGGCTCATCGCCGACATCCGGCAGCGCCTATCTCTCTTGAAAGCCGGATAGCCGCGCTCCGATTGCGAACAGCGTGCCAAGCTATGTCGCAACCTTTATTACACGATACGTTGCGCTTCACGATCTTTCGCGCAGCCGGTCAGCTAATACCAAAGTAAAGGGCGCGTCCCGAATTCGCCAAGCATCTCAACAGAACACACAGGCTCTCTGTGTGAACACACGAGGTGCGAGATCATGGCGAACGATCAAGACAAGACAGGTCAGCAAGGCGGCACCGCACAAAACAATCCTGGTAATTTTGCCAACGACCATGAGAAGGCTTCGGAGGCCGGTCATAAAGGCGGCCAAGCCTCGGGCGGCAATTTTGCCAATGATCCTCAGCGGGCCTCGGAAGCCGGCCAAAAAGGCGGTCAAATGTCCGGGGGAAGATCTGAGGATCAACAAACAGGGCAAGGTAGCGGCAGTGAGCTTCAGGAAGATGATCCTCAGCGTGCCGGTGGCGCAACCCAACGTGGTGGCCAGGGAGGACATACCACCGGCAGTAAAGCTGACCGGGAGCAAAGCATGGATGAAGGGTCGCAAGCTATTCAGGATGAAGACAGCGGGATGACGGAAGAAAACCGCTGAGCAACTATCCAGGGCTATGGATAGCCCTGGTTCTTCACCCGACCGGATGTTAGATGGAGCAGTTTGCGTTGAGCAGTTGGCCGTCAGCATCCCGCTCAACGACCAACCTTGAAATACGTAGTGTCTAGGCCACCTGCTTCGCTGCTGGCCGTTGATCTGTAGCCAGACGTCTGGCTCTACCAACACCCCAAGCCAGAGCTCGAGTCATAGATTCGCCGGGGCGGGAATCGAAGGCTTCTTCATGCAATGCCATTCCACAGCCAGCGTACACACCGATGAACATTTGCGTCTGACCGGTGC harbors:
- a CDS encoding MFS transporter; the protein is MNNNNTLTESVAMPEPGIERKTKAKKATAAAVFGTFVEYYDFSIYGYLAATLALVFFPSDDPTTGLLNTFLVFGSAFLVRPIGAVAFGWLGDKVGRRASLIASITLMGAAATLIGLLPGYAQIGVWAPILLVALRMLQGFSAGGEIGGAASYIREWAPANRRSLYISFLPSIAQFGKGLAAAIAGLAAAWLTDPQMADWGWRIPFLLALPLGIIGLWMRLGIEDSPEFESKETDANKEHSAPFAELVRDYMRPLTKVMMISLVQNIGTYIGTVFIAAYFSSILGYSKGQASTIVLVAVSFAALMIPLAGHLGSIIGSKAVLRLAYLGYAVLSVPSFLLMQQGQVSMAMVGLALGMIPYALCLAGTYSVMPEFFPTHVRHTGVAFGHSVGAVIGGGIGPFMATWLIGATGNQTAPAFILSCAGILGLIVLWTVRNQAAADDKKHQFA
- a CDS encoding hydroxyacid dehydrogenase; the protein is MSLIYVTSPIHETILSRLSDLGEVRLGYGPNAVAYEEIRNQVDAVFLRGGHISAEMIAASPKLRIVARHGAGYDNVDYKAAADHGVWVTNTPGANQRSVIEHVFALLLSLCRKLPLASEQTRNRVWAEDRLSLTGIELEGRTLGLVGFGNIGSSVAPVAEAFGMKVIFTDPAIDPSSDSRWVDFDTLLSTADVVSLHVPLLETTRNLIGVPEFAKMKDGAMLINTSRGGVVDEQALVDALKSGKLAGAGADVLAAENIDMIKPFDHDTPDIANTPNLIVTAHVAGQTDESLLRVGMSALEAIAAVLKGQAPAHPVNQPAPKSFS
- a CDS encoding RraA family protein; this encodes MFINVSDESISVNATWERADLALIEEISHYPVALIGDVLHRMGMMASAIRHTAGKPTFFGTILPLNTREGDNLAIHRALDEAQPGDVLVINGNSEVNRSVFGDLLGEICLAKQVAAVVIDGAVRDIEELDSIGLPIYARAVNPAGPSKWGPGQVGVPVACGNVVCYPGDAIIGDRDGIIVIARSLLPTLAEKVKLQDGYENSFREKVRASVR
- a CDS encoding histone-like nucleoid-structuring protein, MvaT/MvaU family; protein product: MSRLAEFRQLEQKLAAQLAELEAMKGSSELKAEIEFETKLRDLLSKYGYSLRDIINILDPQASRRAAAPAVAEKAPRRARQVKQYKNPHNGEIIETKGGNHKLLKEWKAEYGSDVVEGWLAQ
- a CDS encoding DUF421 domain-containing protein, coding for MVSFDLQRMLIGEFPLTFLLEVALRVSAAFLAVFFFLKFSGRRGIRQLSRFELVVILTLGSAAGDVTFYEDVPLLPVALVFLTLLLLYRGTVYMMRRSRTCEAWIDGLPITVVKDGMYEIHSLRNLNISSNELFMELRQQGVEHLGQVRLGLLETDGDISLYFYGPDDTRPGLSVLPVEHRPEYLAPPNAGLHCCVSCGFPTFHEPQDSVVCERCGHNVWSPALDTVRNR
- a CDS encoding OBAP family protein gives rise to the protein MRQLFQTITLPLACTLLWACSATETKSPVETPGRPESAKTQLLEAGAATLQSKPPIDAINAYLDGFHFYNGHPGVQMEAHHYCSILNEDVIQCVIFDGNTKGAKIMGVEYIIDEKLFAGLPPKEKAMWHSHGYEVSSGQLIAPGIPAPAEHALMERLAHTYGKTWHTWHTDQDKALPVGVPQLMMGFTADGQADTAMVEQRNRRLGVDAVKTKAERADIRIPDADPQADGWQHGNVIQITDPTGAHVHRSSTATPPTTNSRSSH